Below is a genomic region from Citrobacter telavivensis.
GGCCCAGGACATCAAAGTAACCGCTCAGCTCGACGCCTTTGGTCAACATCATCAGACCACTGAGGGTAATAATGGTGTGCCAGTCAATTGCGCCGGGCCAGGTCTGTGGCGTGAACGGAACCCACACACTCAATCCAACACCCACCACTATCAGTAAATGGAAAAAACGGTCGCGTTTCAGCGCCCGTAAAAAAGGCAGGCTCATTCAATAGAGTTTCCGTGCTGTTGCGTAAAATGACGGAAGGCTTCCAGCGTTTCCTGGCTTACGTGGTGCTCCATCCCTTCCGCATCACGTCGGGCTATCTCCGGGCTTACGCCCAGTACCAGCAGGAAGTTTTCCACAATCTGATGGCGTTCACGACTTTCCTGCGCCAGCTTCTCCCCTTCCGGGGTTAAAAAAACGCCGCGCCAGGGGATCATTTCTATCAGTCCCACCGAGGCCAGACGCTTAAGCATCTTGGCTACCGTCGGTTGGGACACCCCGAGACGGGCCGCCATATCCACCTGACGCGCTTCGCCGACTTCAATAATCAGGTCAGAAATCAACTCAACATAGTCGTCGATCAGTTCGCGGCGATGAGCCTCTCGCACCTGACGAAACCCTTCAACGTGTTCCTCAACGTTCACTAACTGCGTCACTTTTTTTGTTGTTGGCATACCTGCGCGACGACTCATTCTGCTTCCTCATTCCTGTGACGCATTAACAGCATCTAATTGGAGAGCGCTCATTGTAAACCAGAGTTGCCCGGGCACAAAAAATT
It encodes:
- the mntR gene encoding manganese-binding transcriptional regulator MntR, whose protein sequence is MSRRAGMPTTKKVTQLVNVEEHVEGFRQVREAHRRELIDDYVELISDLIIEVGEARQVDMAARLGVSQPTVAKMLKRLASVGLIEMIPWRGVFLTPEGEKLAQESRERHQIVENFLLVLGVSPEIARRDAEGMEHHVSQETLEAFRHFTQQHGNSIE